GCCACCCGTTCGTCCGTAATCGCCTTAGGTGATTTGCCAGCCGCTGTCCTACAGATGCGAGACAGCGTTTTAGCCGAGCAATTCATCCGTGCCGCGTACCATTTCATATTGCGACAGGACTCATAGGATTGCTCCAGCAACTCAACAAACTCTAGAAATCGCGGATCTATTGTTTTTGCCGAGTGATGTTTGTCTGATTCCACTGCCGCCTGGGATGCAAAAGCAATGACAGACCACAATAGATATTGCGCAGCGGGCCGCAGTTGGCTGTCCATTGTTTGATGAGTTTCCAATACTTCAATGTGTTGTTGGAGCATCTGGGCTTGCTTCAATTCAAGAGATGTAATGGATGGCCAAACATGCTGAATGGTAGACCAAGATAAGGGACTGGAAATATTGGTGGATAGTCCTAATAAATGGGTCGGCAAGGCAGCAGGCACAAACACGACCATAAAGGCATCTAATTCTGGGGCATGACCAAAATAGTGTACCTGATTGGCACAAACATGAATTAATGTCCCTGCCTTGACGGGATATTCAATAAAATCAATGCCGTGGGTGCCCTGGCCCTGGGTAAACAAAATTAAAGCATGGAAGTGAAGGCGGTGCGGTTGCCAAGGATCGTGATCCTCTGGCAGCTCTCGGTTGTATAAATTCTGCAAGCGCAGTACTTCAAAGTGACTGTTGACCGCAGGCGACCATTGCACATTCGCCAGGGACAGTGTGTCCATTTTTGACCCCAAATATTAGCAGATTTGACTCTTTCTTATACTGGCTCGGTTATTTATGATGGTAACTAAATCAAGCCCACGCCAGTCTCAGGTTTATCCATTAGAGCATTGACCTGGAATCGCTAACACCTAAAGAAAAGGGTATTGCCTTCCTAAACAGTTTAGATTCTGGAGATCAAGCACCTATTCCTTGCATTAATCCCAATCAATATATTCAGGACCAATAAAAACGGCAAGTTTGGATTCGGTAATGATGTTTTGAGGGCTAGTGATAGCCAACAGATGAGAGGACATCTACCGACCATTCTTGTCGCCAGAATGGGCCCTGATTTCATAACTCTGCAAAGTTCCAAAACGCCCGCTTTATCAAAGCATGATGTTGACTCGCCAACACCATAATCGTGTGCCTGAGATAACGACTGCTTCTTAGAACTGTTAATTCGTAAACCAAAAATATGATCCTTAACCCAAAACATCGCCGTCAGATGCGGCAGGTCACTGTCCAAAAAATTGATCAAGTTACGCCTCGAGTGCGACGGATCGTGCTGGGTGGTGAACCCCTAGTCGGTTTTAACACCCCTCGTCCGGGGGCACATATTAAGCTGCTGTTTGGCGTTGATCCAAATGAACCCGTTGACCCCAAGAAAATGCGCTCCCAGATGCGGACCTATACCCCCCGGCACTTTAATTCCGAGACTCATGAACTGACGGTGGAATTTGTGCTTCATGGCAGCGGCTTGGCCTCGACTTGGGCAGCCCAGGCCCAGGTGGGTGAGACCATCACTGTGGCTGGACCAGGAGGAGGAATGGATATTCCAGATGTCGCAGTAATGGTCATGTTGGTGGATGAGTCTGCTATGCCTGCTGCAGGTATCCTGTTGGAATCACTTCCGGCCAACTGTAGCCCCATCGTCATTTGCGAAGTCGAAGATGTTCATGAACAGCGATCCCTCAGTTCCAAAATTGGGGTTCAGCCAACCTGGCTATTTCGCAAAGAGCAATCTGCAGAGCCAGGCCTACTCCTGGAAAAGTATCTACCGAATGTGTTGATGGGTATAGAAGACTTGGATGATGTCTTTTGGTGGATTGCTTGTGAAGCGAATGCGATGCGCCGGATGCGCTCACACCTATTGAATCAACAGGGCGTTAGTAAAGATAGACTTGTTTCCCGAGGATATTGGAAATTAGATACAAGCAATCACCCAGACCATGATTATGGTGAATCTTAGATACAAAAAGTGCTACCAAACGGCTCAAGCGTGAGCATTGTTTCCGAAGGATTTTAAGAGAAGGAAGAGCGATGACAAAAATTGCGATCACAGCAGCCAGTGGAAAACTAGGTGGCGAAATTGTTAAAGCTACGGGCTTAGTGATGGGTCAGGAGAACGTTGTGGGTCTGGCACGGACACCCGCTAGGGCAGCTCATCTAGGCGTAGAGGTTCGCAAGGGCGATTACAATAATCTAGCGGAGTTAGAATCCTCGCTGCTGGGGATAGATAAGTTACTGCTAGTCTCCGGTATGGATGCCCCTGATAAACGCATTGGCCAACATCGTAATGTCATTGCAGCGGCTAAAGCAGCAGGTGTTACCAAAATTGTTTACACCAGTGTTCAGGGTGCTGATGAAGGCACAACCTTTAGTCCGGTTATTCAAAGTAATCGCAAAACTGAACAAGATGTTCGCAATAGTGGTTTGCAATGGGTCATTGGCCGCAATGGCATTTACATTGAGCCTGATGTGGACTACATCGAGACCTATCAACAAGCCGGGGAGATTACGAACTGCGCTGGAGAGGGTAAGTGTGGTTATACCACTCGCTCAGAGTTGGCCTATGCCTATACCCGCATGTTGACTGAGGACAAGTACAATGGCGAAATCTATAATTTGCATGGTGAAGCCATTACCCAATCTGAACTAGCTGGGTATTTAAATTGGGCCTTCGGTACTCAACTGAACTACCGTGCCATGACTATAGAGGACTATCGATGCGATCGCATGGCTGAATTAGGTGAGTTTATGGGGACTGTGATTGCAGGAATTTATGAAGGGATTCATGACGGTAAGGCTGATAACCCCAGTGATTTCTCAGCAGTTGCAGGTAGAAAACACCAAAGTTGGAGAGATTATTTTATGGGCTTAAAGCAAATGTCTTAAATCTGGAATCATTCAAGGGCTCGTTGTTTTGCCAGGTCCAAGAGTAGGTTGGCGAGGTAGTTTAATTGCCACCTAGAAAATCAATGAAGCGAGTGATTGACGATGGTGGGCTACACCAAGAGCTGCCACAGAATTACAAATAAGGACAACATAGCCCCTACAAACCCTAACGAACGCAATACTGGCACGCCAATAATATAGGCAAAGGCATGGAAGATCCTGCAGGCAACCATAATTATTGCTGCCAGATTAATCAATGGGTTGGCTGCTCCCGACAACTGAACGACGAGCAGGGTTACCACTAACATCGGTAAATTTTCATAATGGTTGCGCTGAGCCCGCTCTGCCCGTTGAGCCCAGGGTGGAATCTCAGGCATGGTGTCCCGATTGCTTGCGGCCCATTCCATTCCACCTTTTGCAAACCGTGCCAGGGTGGGGATGTAATTGAGGGGGAGAGACCACATGGCGAGAGCCAGGGCACAAAATAGTACAGTTGTCATCGCAGGTTAATTTAAGCCAAATACCATAGCATTAATGGTACTGAGCAATGGAATATTTGTGTTCTATGCCAAGAGAAAGGTTGGTTTTTAGGCGGATTGATACTCGAATCGATCTTGCGATCGCAACAAGGAAGTCGCGCCCCTCGCCGTTAGGGGTGGAGCAAACAAAAAGCCTTGGCCGTGGGTGCAGTCGAGGGAATTGAGGTAATTGAGCTGGGTTTTATTCTCCACTCCTTCCGCAACTACCTTCAGATCTAAATTATTGGCAAGTAAGAGAATCGAACGAATAATCGCTTGTCCCTCTGCCCCCATATCGATTCGTTGGACAAAAGTTTGATCAATCTTTAAGGCATTAATAGGCAGGCTATACAGATAGCTTAAAGAAGAATATCCCGCCCCAAAATCATCGAGATAGAGTTCTAATCCCAGATCTCGCAGCTGTTTCAGTAAGGTAATCGTTGTCTGATCATTGCGAATAATCGTGCTTTCCGTCAGCTCTAGCTTGAGATGGGTCGGATCGATGCGAGATGCAGTCAGAATATCCGCCACCTTGGTGACTAAATCACTGTGAAACAGCTGTTTCGCCGATAAATTCACGCTAATTCGCAGGGTTTCATAATCTGGAAGGCGTTGCCACTGACGCAGCTGATTACAGGCCTGCTGCAATACCGATAATCCCAAATCCTGAATCATGCCAGACTCTTCGGCAATGCCAATTAGATCGGAGGCGGCAATGGGTTGATGGTTGCTGTCGTACCACCGAATTAACGCTTCAAAGGTGTCAATCGCTCCAGTCTTCAGGCAGACAATGGGCTGGTAGTAGATCTCAAAGGCTTGGCGTTCAATGGCCCGCCGCATTTCTGTTTCTAGCTGCGATCTCGCCATGGTCTGGGACTGCATGCCGGTGTTAAAGACCTTATGACAGCCTTTACCCGCTGACTTAGCCTGGTACATGGCCACATCTGCATCTTGCAACACCTGCTCGGCATCTTGATACCCAAAGTTACTGAGGGTGATGCCAATGCTAACGTCAATGAAAATCTCATGTACCCCCAGATTAAAGGGTAAGGTCAACTGTTGGCGGAGACGTTCTGCCGTCGCAGAGGCATCTTCTTGGTTTTGGAGACCATTGAGTAAAATCACAAATTCGTCTCCTCCTAAACGAGAGGCCGTATCGCCTGGACGCAACGAGGACAGCAATCGTTCAGCAATGCCCATCAGCAACTGATCACCAACCCCATGGCCCATGCTGTCATTAATGATTTTGAACCGATCTAAATCCAAAAACAGCACGGCAAACAGATAGTCGGGATAGCGCTTCAGCTGTTTGAGAGATTGTTCTAATCGATTCGTAAACAAGGCGCGATTCGGTAAGCCCGTTAAGGGATCGTGGAAGGCATGATGGAGGAGTTCACTCTCTTTCTGATGATGTTTTAAAGCCCCACTGAGACTTGCCACCAAGGTTTGTAACAGAGAAATATCTGGGGCAGACCATTGACGTTCAATATGGCGATTCTCAAAGCTCATAAATCCCCAGAGCTGATCTTCGATAAAGATGGGGAGGAGAAAAACAGAGCAAATGTCGGCTCGTTTCAGATGCGATCGCTCAATTTCGTGAAAATCTCGAGTCAGCTGGGAAAAAGGTAGACGGCGAACCAAGGACTGGTACCAACGTCGTTGCCCGATCACATCGGCGGGAACGGTCCAGGGCAGCTGTAAACTGGAAGCCGACTCGGTCTTCTTCACCCAGGCATAGCGCAGTTGGGGGGTGAGCACGCCAGTCTTAGACGTATGGAGTTCGCAAACATAGAGCCGATCGATCTGCGCTGCATTACCGGTCACGGCCAGGGCTTTGGTGACCGCTGTATTGAAGTGGGAGCCCGTGAGCAGATATTGACTGGCTTCAGCTACGGCGGTTAGTAAGGCATCCCGCTGTTGTTGGGCTAATCGATGCTGGAGGTGTTCGGTGCGATCCAGCCAACAACCAATCAGCTCTAATCCTGGCCCTGTCGGTTTAGACACGAGCTGAAAGATATTTTGAACCCAGCGATACCCTAACTGTTTATGAAAAAAGCGGTACTCGCACTCCTGCCAAATATCTAACGTGCCTTGGCTGAGGGTTGCTAATACCAGGGACCGATCGTCAGGATGGATCAGGGATAGCCAGCGGGTTGGCTCTGCGAGTAAATCCTGATCGGTATAGCCAAATAGGGATGTAACGCTCTGGGAAACAGCCGTTAAATCAAAGGCACCGGGACAGCTGCTGTACATGACCGCAGGGCAGGCAGCTGTCAGATGATCTAAGTTGGCCTGTTGGTCGCTTTTCACGATCTCGTAGAGCGGAGGGGACGTCACACCGAATTTACTCCAAGCACAGATAAACGATGATTTATACCGATTGAAATAGCGTAAATTCACGCATATTTCTGAATACTGGCTGAATAAATCGTCTTCCCTCAAAGGGTACGAGTTGATTTAGGTGGTTGTCCTCAGCAAATATACGGACATGTTTAAACAGAATATTTCGTATTGTTAAGCTCGATTTCTAGAACTAGCAATCTGCCCGATTGAACCACTTTTTTAATAAGAGCTTTAAGGCTTCAAAGCTATGTGGAGCTATGGTTTTTTAGGATTAGAACGGAGAATGGGGGCTGTTGCAGTTTGAGATTGCTTAGTGTCTAACCACGCTAGACCTGCCCCCAAGGCTTCGGCAAGGGTGTTCATCAATCGATACAAAGCGACACTGCCCAACGCCAATCCGTAGGACAGGGTGGAGGTCTCAGTCAGGACGCCGGGGCGAATCATCAGTTGGCAGACGGTGAGTTCAAATACGCCGACTCCGCCTGGAACTCCAGGGGTGACAAATCCTAGCAGCCAGCCAATACTGAAAATGCTAATCAGACGCGGAATGGCTTCAATCTCGACTGGAGTGAGGGCTTGGACGGTGAGGGCAAATCCAAGACCCCTAAGGACAATAATGCTAATTTCACCGAGTAAAGGCCGCCAGGGATAGTGCTTGAGTAGGAAGGGCTTGGCTT
The Acaryochloris marina S15 genome window above contains:
- a CDS encoding siderophore-interacting protein, producing MILNPKHRRQMRQVTVQKIDQVTPRVRRIVLGGEPLVGFNTPRPGAHIKLLFGVDPNEPVDPKKMRSQMRTYTPRHFNSETHELTVEFVLHGSGLASTWAAQAQVGETITVAGPGGGMDIPDVAVMVMLVDESAMPAAGILLESLPANCSPIVICEVEDVHEQRSLSSKIGVQPTWLFRKEQSAEPGLLLEKYLPNVLMGIEDLDDVFWWIACEANAMRRMRSHLLNQQGVSKDRLVSRGYWKLDTSNHPDHDYGES
- a CDS encoding MAPEG family protein, whose product is MTTVLFCALALAMWSLPLNYIPTLARFAKGGMEWAASNRDTMPEIPPWAQRAERAQRNHYENLPMLVVTLLVVQLSGAANPLINLAAIIMVACRIFHAFAYIIGVPVLRSLGFVGAMLSLFVILWQLLV
- a CDS encoding helix-turn-helix domain-containing protein, which encodes MDTLSLANVQWSPAVNSHFEVLRLQNLYNRELPEDHDPWQPHRLHFHALILFTQGQGTHGIDFIEYPVKAGTLIHVCANQVHYFGHAPELDAFMVVFVPAALPTHLLGLSTNISSPLSWSTIQHVWPSITSLELKQAQMLQQHIEVLETHQTMDSQLRPAAQYLLWSVIAFASQAAVESDKHHSAKTIDPRFLEFVELLEQSYESCRNMKWYAARMNCSAKTLSRICRTAAGKSPKAITDERVAVEAQRRLLFGQTTVKEVGASLGFEETTNFIKFFRRLVGQNPDEFRSASRF
- a CDS encoding SDR family oxidoreductase, which produces MTKIAITAASGKLGGEIVKATGLVMGQENVVGLARTPARAAHLGVEVRKGDYNNLAELESSLLGIDKLLLVSGMDAPDKRIGQHRNVIAAAKAAGVTKIVYTSVQGADEGTTFSPVIQSNRKTEQDVRNSGLQWVIGRNGIYIEPDVDYIETYQQAGEITNCAGEGKCGYTTRSELAYAYTRMLTEDKYNGEIYNLHGEAITQSELAGYLNWAFGTQLNYRAMTIEDYRCDRMAELGEFMGTVIAGIYEGIHDGKADNPSDFSAVAGRKHQSWRDYFMGLKQMS
- a CDS encoding EAL domain-containing protein, with protein sequence MTSPPLYEIVKSDQQANLDHLTAACPAVMYSSCPGAFDLTAVSQSVTSLFGYTDQDLLAEPTRWLSLIHPDDRSLVLATLSQGTLDIWQECEYRFFHKQLGYRWVQNIFQLVSKPTGPGLELIGCWLDRTEHLQHRLAQQQRDALLTAVAEASQYLLTGSHFNTAVTKALAVTGNAAQIDRLYVCELHTSKTGVLTPQLRYAWVKKTESASSLQLPWTVPADVIGQRRWYQSLVRRLPFSQLTRDFHEIERSHLKRADICSVFLLPIFIEDQLWGFMSFENRHIERQWSAPDISLLQTLVASLSGALKHHQKESELLHHAFHDPLTGLPNRALFTNRLEQSLKQLKRYPDYLFAVLFLDLDRFKIINDSMGHGVGDQLLMGIAERLLSSLRPGDTASRLGGDEFVILLNGLQNQEDASATAERLRQQLTLPFNLGVHEIFIDVSIGITLSNFGYQDAEQVLQDADVAMYQAKSAGKGCHKVFNTGMQSQTMARSQLETEMRRAIERQAFEIYYQPIVCLKTGAIDTFEALIRWYDSNHQPIAASDLIGIAEESGMIQDLGLSVLQQACNQLRQWQRLPDYETLRISVNLSAKQLFHSDLVTKVADILTASRIDPTHLKLELTESTIIRNDQTTITLLKQLRDLGLELYLDDFGAGYSSLSYLYSLPINALKIDQTFVQRIDMGAEGQAIIRSILLLANNLDLKVVAEGVENKTQLNYLNSLDCTHGQGFLFAPPLTARGATSLLRSQDRFEYQSA